One Littorina saxatilis isolate snail1 linkage group LG10, US_GU_Lsax_2.0, whole genome shotgun sequence DNA window includes the following coding sequences:
- the LOC138978477 gene encoding uncharacterized protein has protein sequence MWQNVVTALYPEALSSTICVPPVHFNRVPYARDIIPGTGQPVLVVQPPSSAAPVHNVPPPGQQQAGPGQYSMWSKEAQPQALPVRVQEADVRDDSAQRHVLSNLHALGEGRSKPMLILSQLNFSDYLSKPSYAPAAASLPTPISLPPSYRQGDFDVMVIHRHHGILIGELKSVGMRQANFSPSPAQLEANIARKVEQAVRQLDKSETVVRHLVSDVNPGLTVKKTLFLPYVSSAQLLRVLTANAQLEKTVRSSLGAANVGEAVQLCCCADQLSDPMTYWHVTPTVMTQLTAWWQRRVTCTVDPQLTDQLYLDIVSRFIGPATSVSIHCNVPPRVEVRTVGDAVSELGRRLSLLVLTLQQLDLLHRSPLRVCVAGPPGTGKTLMLVLQGLKWLLQGHDVHVISICPAVVTVSIVIHHQLQMTLGSDPSRSRTPGKVHLHQYNLMRVEEDVNTAVSDLTSAAQDGKLHVLMDEANFNNSTTGERVKRILRRLSSTIPQLHFWAARVFHTEIPPELQAESLTFPLRSAPEILREVQPGIDMTLGSVRSYSNSGVPTPGDGPGVVRLRHAGGGHRGQWPVDCFLCGMKVAAELQRLGVGAAGSGRPNSPPPLAYSDVFVLTRNIELHDDIRDDEGNVTSPASGVVQGLRAAGVPVCVLGEEDRRLDIARYNRGLPIMALARVDQITVAYSEAVYGLERKVVVWLPGRIRSLEEGLSIQLVEGSDRLATVSRCSTQLIVVRVPYSDAGGPENNNDDDDNDNGGNSSNYGGDADQAKKNICGKTSE, from the exons ATGTGGCAAAACGTCGTCACGGCGCTGTATCCAGAAGCACTCTCCAGCACTATCTGCGTGCCACCCGTACACTTTAACCGGGTACCCTACGCCAGAGACATCATACCCGGCACAG GTCAGCCCGTGCTTGTTGTACAGCCGCCATCAAGCGCCGCCCCGGTCCACAATGTTCCACCACCCGGGCAACAGCAGGCGGGGCCAGGACAATACTCTATGTGGTCCAAGGAGGCCCAGCCTCAAGCCTTACCTGTGCGCGTGCAAGAGGCAGACGTGCGGGACGACTCCGCTCAGCGGCACGTGCTGAGCAACTTACACGCCCTGGGAGAAGGTCGCTCAAAACCCATGCTGATTCTGTCGCAGCTCAACTTCTCCGATTACCTCAGCAAGCCTTCCTACGCTCCCGCAGCTGCGAGCCTCCCGACACCCATCAGCCTACCGCCGAGCTATCGCCAGGGTGATTTTGACGTCATGGTGATTCATCGTCATCACGGGATCCTGATTGGCGAGCTGAAGTCTGTGGGAATGCGGCAGGCGAACTTCAGCCCGAGTCCAGCCCAGCTGGAGGCGAACATAGCTCgaaag GTGGAGCAGGCGGTCAGACAGCTGGACAAGTCGGAGACAGTGGTCAGGCACCTTGTGAGTGACGTCAACCCAGGTCTGACGGTGAAGAAAACGCTGTTCCTGCCCTACGTCAGTAGTGCTCAGCTGCTACGAGTTCTGACTGCAAATGCCCAGTTGGAGAAG ACGGTACGCAGCAGCCTTGGAGCAGCAAACGTAGGAGAGGCTGTACAGCTGTGCTGTTGCGCGGACCAACTGTCTGACCCAATGACCTACTGGCACGTGACACCCACTGTCATGACGCAGCTGACCGCATGGTGGCAAAGAAGAGTAACTTGCACTGTAGACCCTCAGCTTACTGATCAGCTCTATCTGGACATCGTTTCACG GTTTATTGGGCCGGCTACCTCAGTGTCAATCCATTGCAACGTCCCTCCGCGTGTGGAGGTGCGGACTGTGGGCGATGCGGTGTCCGAGCTGGGGCGGAGGCTGTCCTTGCTGGTTCTGACCTTACAGCAACTGGACCTCTTGCACAGGTCGCCGCTACGTGTCTGTGTCGCAGGACCCCCTGGAACCG GTAAAACACTGATGCTGGTGCTGCAAGGTCTGAAGTGGCTACTGCAAGGTCACGACGTTCACGTCATCAGTATCTGTCCGGCAGTGGTGACTGTCTCCATAGTGATTCACCATCAGCTTCAAATGACCTTGGGATCTGACCCCTCAAGGTCCAGGACGCCAGGTAAGGTGCACCTGCACCAGTACAACCTGATGCGAGTGGAGGAGGACGTGAACACGGCAGTGAGTGACCTGACCTCTGCTGCACAGGACGGCAAACTGCACGTGCTGATGGATGAAGCCAACTTCAACAACAG CACGACAGGCGAGCGCGTCAAGCGAATACTCAGACGACTCTCCTCCACCATTCCTCAACTCCACTTCTGGGCGGCCCGCGTCTTCCACACAGAGATACCGCCCGAGCTTCAAGCAGAGTCCTTGACCTTTCCCCTCCGCTCCGCCCCAGAGATTCTGCGCGAGGTGCAGCCAGGCATCGACATGACCTTGGGCTCGGTTCGTAGCTACAGCAACAGCGGAGTCCCTACCCCGGGTGACGGGCCCGGCGTTGTACGGTTGCGTCACGCTGGCGGTGGACACAGAGGTCAGTGGCCGGTGGACTGCTTTCTATGCGGGATGAAAGTGGCTGCTGAGCTGCAACGTCTTGGCGTTGGTGCTGCAG GGTCCGGCCGTCCAAACAGCCCTCCGCCTCTCGCCTACAGTGACGTCTTCGTCTTGACGAGAAACATAGAACTTCACGATGACATCAGAGATGACGAAGGCAACGTGACGTCACCTGCCAGTGGGGTAGTTCAGGGGCTTCGGGCGGCgggtgtgccggtgtgtgttcTTGGGGAAGAGGACAGGAGGCTGGACATCGCGAGGTACAACCGCGGCTTGCCCATCATGGCCTTGGCAAGAGTTGACCAGATCACCGTGGCATACAGTGAAGCCGTGTATGGCCTTGAGCGCAAGGTGGTTGTGTGGCTGCCCGGCAGGATCAGAAGTCTTGAGGAAGGCCTCAGTATACAGCTG GTGGAGGGATCTGACAGACTCGCCACCGTCTCGCGCTGCAGCACTCAGCTGATCGTCGTGCGAGTGCCCTACAGCGACGCTGGCGGACCGGAGAACaacaacgacgatgacgacaacgacaacggcGGCAACAGCAGCAACTACGGTGGGGACGCTGACCAAGCAAAGAAGAACATCTGCGGCAAAACATCTGAATAA